Proteins found in one Quercus robur chromosome 2, dhQueRobu3.1, whole genome shotgun sequence genomic segment:
- the LOC126706295 gene encoding uncharacterized protein LOC126706295 yields the protein MSSSSGNFSGSCGHMCNEQTCVLRTSLSLHNFGRRFLGCSRYKVGPKCPFFVWIDNPTCPRGNETAPLALEKMSRLQTALQLANERERTALETAEEARQMAEKALEEEAKAKERERKARAVCAKAKEKAILAEEKQRMWKSACILSWIFFVIVMLLCFGSIEFSGVKRPRLLPLK from the coding sequence ATGTCTTCATCAAGTGGTAATTTCTCGGGTTCATGTGGACATATGTGCAATGAGCAGACTTGTGTTTTGAGAACAAGTTTGAGTTTGCACAATTTTGGAAGGAGGTTCTTGGGTTGTAGCCGTTATAAGGTTGGTCCTAAGtgtcctttctttgtttggattgataaCCCAACCTGTCCTCGTGGGAATGAAACTGCACCTTTGGCTCTAGAGAAGATGTCTAGGCTTCAGACTGCTCTCCAACTTGCAAATGAGAGGGAAAGGACAGCTCTGGAAACGGCAGAAGAAGCTAGGCAAATGGCAGAAAAGGCTCTTGAAGAGGAAGCCAAAGccaaggagagggagagaaaggctcGAGCTGTCTGTGCAAAAGCTAAGGAAAAAGCCATTCTTGCTGAAGAGAAGCAAAGAATGTGGAagtctgcatgcattttgtcatggatcttttttgttattgttatgttgttgtgttttggctCAATTGAGTTCTCTGGAGTGAAGAGACCTAGATTGTTGCCCCTGAAGTAG
- the LOC126713189 gene encoding uncharacterized protein LOC126713189, whose amino-acid sequence MDGSDDEQEPEQVEFNAKSDMRNVVLKKEMKFPNAKVFRAALREYAIKKPVDIKFKLNEKTKISVHCKNGCGWRCYASQISRELTFQIKTLTDDCTCPKSFKNSQATSTYVAKRFIEDFSKNPNWEVSGVHNHVMQNLSVDLSVNQVYRSKRKAKDLINGDEQLQYGVLRDYAQMITTVDKGSRVILQTEMAEETSQPKFKRMYVRFNAQKVGFLGGCRPFIGLDGCHIKHRFGGQILSATAKDANDNIFPVAMAVVEQETRESWIWFLEIFADDIGRPEELQLVFISDRQKGLIPAIETLFPTVEHRYCVKHIYNNFKVDHKGLELKDALWRCAAATTVREFERCMQYIRDLDEKAYEYLANIAPAQWTRSHFTHRALTDCLVNNLSESFNAMILKSRDKPILAMLEWIRVRLMTRLYTKREGIQKYAGKLCPSIQDRLEKLKVESKAFSATPAGSFLYEVGSQYERHVVDLVKKTCSCRSWDLNGIPCKHAITAIYTNIETPEDYTHPCYFKETYMEIYKEVLPPMPGQSEWAETGQPAPLAPHIYKPPGRPPKQRKRASDEPRNPYKASRQNRPVRCGKCKKEGHNSRGCKAGITGETPWQRRQRLQREKAAREGVPAPRSAPQPAPQPAPQPPSQQPTQTYNMMSATQPSSSQQGNQPRPSHKRARWFSSSQPEFHTPRETWDTLPSSSQVT is encoded by the exons ATGGATGGGTCTGATGATGAGCAGGAACCTGAGCAAGTGGAGTTTAATGCTAAGAGTGACATGAGAAATGTTGTACtgaagaaggagatgaagttCCCTAATGCAAAGGTGTTCAGAGCTGCTTTGAGGGAGTATGCAATCAAAAAACCTGTTGACatcaaattcaagcttaatgagaagaccaagatatcAGTTCACTGCAAGAATGGGTGTGGGTGGAGATGTTATGCATCTCAAATAAGTAGAGAgctaacatttcaaattaagACCTTGACTGATGACTGTACTTGTCCCAAGTCTTTCAAAAACAGCCAAGCAACATCAACTTATGTTGCTAAGAGGTTCATTgaggattttagcaaaaatccaaattgggaGGTGAGTGGTGTACACAACCATGTGATGCAAAATTTATCTGTTGACCTAAGTGTAAACCAAGTGTATAGGTCAAAGAGAAAGGCAAAGGATTTGATAAATGGAGATGAGCAACTGCAATATGGTGTCCTTAGGGACTATGCACAAATGATAACCACTGTAGACAAGGGGAGTAGGGTTATATTGCAGACAGAAATGGCTGAGGAGACTTCCCAGCCAAAATTTAAAAGGATGTATGTTAGGTTCAATGCTCAGAAGGTAGGATTTTTAGGTGGATGCAGGCCATTTATAGGTTTAGATGGTTGTCACATAAAGCACAGATTTGGTGGGCAAATCTTATCTGCCACTGCCAAGGATGCAAATGACAACATTTTTCCAGTAGCCATGGCTGTTGTGGAACAAGAAACCAGGGAGTcttggatatggtttttggaaatttttgctgatgatatagggaggccagaGGAGCTTCAGTTGGTCTTCATTTCTGATAGGCAAAAG GGGCTTATACCTGCAATAGAGACACTATTCCCTACCGTGGAGCATAGATACTGTGTGAAACACatctacaacaatttcaaagttGATCACAAGGGATTGGAGCTGAAGGATGCATTGTGGAGGTGTGCTGCTGCCACAACAGTAAGGGAGTTTGAGAGATGCATGCAGTACATAagggatttggatgaaaaggcATATGAGTATCTTGCAAACATTGCACCTGCACAGTGGACAAGGTCACACTTCACTCATAGGGCCTTAACAGATTGTTTGGTAAATAATTTGAGTGAGTCTTTTAATGCAATGATATTGAAGTCTAGGGACAAGCCTATCTTGGCAATGTTGGAGTGGATTAGGGTTAGACTTATGACTAGGCTTTACACAAAAAGGGAAGGGATACAGAAGTATGCTGGAAAGTTGTGTCCAAGCATACAAGATAGGTTGGAGAAATTGAAGGTTGAAAGTAAGGCATTTAGTGCTACCCCAGCTGGTAGTTTCCTTTATGAGGTAGGCAGTCAGTATGAGAGGCATGTAGTTGATTTGGTGAAGAAGACATGTAGCTGTAGGTCTTGGGATTTAAATGGCATTCCCTGCAAACATGCCATAACAGCCATTTATACAAACATTGAGACACCAGAAGACTATACCCACCCATGctacttcaaagaaacttacatgGAGATATACAAGGAGGTACTTCCTCCCATGCCTGGCCAGTCAGAATGGGCTGAGACTGGACAGCCTGCTCCCCTGGCACCTCACATATACAAACCACCAGGCAGACCAcccaagcaaagaaagaggGCTTCTGATGAGCCTAGGAACCCTTACAAAGCAAGTAGACAGAATAGACCTGTAAGATGTGGGAAATGCAAAAAGGAAGGGCATAACTCAAGAGGGTGCAAGGCTGGCATCACTGGGGAGACACCATGGCAGAGGAGACAGAgacttcaaagagaaaaagct GCAAGGGAAGGGGTGCCTGCACCTAGATCTGCACCTCAGCCTGCACCTCAGCCTGCACCTCAGCCACCATCCCAGCAGCCTACACAGACCTACAACATGATGTCTGCCACTCAGCCTTCATCCTCACAGCAAGGAAATCAACCTAGGCCATCTCACAAGAGAGCAAGATGGTTCTCTTCCTCGCAACCAGAGTTTCACACACCTAGGGAGACCTGGGATACCTTACCAAGTTCTTCACAGGTAACTTAG